The Armatimonadota bacterium nucleotide sequence CCTGGCGGCGGCCCGCGCCACCGACGCCGGGACGGCCGGGCTGGACGAGGCCTGCCGGAGAGCCCGGGAGGCCTTCGATGCCGCCCTGGATGACGACCTCAACACCCCCCAGGCCCTGGCGGCCCTGTTCACCCTGGCGGCCGAGGTGAACCGGGTCGCCGACGCCGTCCTCAAGGGGGCGGGGGCGGGGGGAGGGGGGTTGCGGGAGGCGGCCTCGACGCTGCGCGACCTGGCCGGCGTGCTCGGGCTTTCCCTGCGCGGCCCGCGTCCGGGCCCGGAGATGCTGCCCGGTCTGCGGGCCCTGCTGGAGGAGGTCCGCGCCGCCGCCGCCGACCTGGTGCCTCCGGTGGAGCCGGTCGATCCCGTCCAGATCATCCACGCGCTGCTGGCTGGCCGCGAGCGTGCGCGTCAGCAGCGGGCCTACGCGCTGGCGGACCGGATTCGGGCGCGGCTGGGCGAGCTGGGTGTCGTGGTGGAAGACCTGCCGGCTGGCCCCCGGTGGCGGGTGGCCTCCGACGGACGGCGGCCTGCCCCCGATGGACCATCCCGGCCCTGACGTGCGGCCAGAGACTGTGGTCGGCCGCCGGCCGGTCCTGGAGGCTTTGCGCAGCGGCCGGCCGCTGCACCGGATCCTGCTGAGCCTCTCCGCCCACGGGCCCGTGGTCCGCGATATCGTGCACCAAGCGCGGAGCCGGGGCGTGGTGGTGCAGACGGTGGACGAGCGCCGCCTGCGGCAGCTGGCCGGGGCTCTCCCCCATCAGGGGGTGGTCGCCCTGGTGGCGGCCCGGCCCCCGGCAACGGTGGACCAGATCCTCGCCCGCGCCCGCGAGCGGAACGAGCCGCCGCTGGTGGTGGTCCTGGATGGCGTTCAGGACCCGTTGAACCTGGGGGCCATCATCCGCACGGCGGAGGGTGCGGGCGCCCACGGGGTGATCATCCCCCGCCGGCGCGCGGCCGGTCTCACGCCCGCCGTGGCCCGGGCGTCGGCCGGCGCCCTGGAGTACCTCCCGGTGGCGCAGGTGACAAACCTGGTCCGCTGCCTGTCCGACCTGAAGGCCGCCGGCCTCTG carries:
- the rlmB gene encoding 23S rRNA (guanosine(2251)-2'-O)-methyltransferase RlmB, with amino-acid sequence MDHPGPDVRPETVVGRRPVLEALRSGRPLHRILLSLSAHGPVVRDIVHQARSRGVVVQTVDERRLRQLAGALPHQGVVALVAARPPATVDQILARARERNEPPLVVVLDGVQDPLNLGAIIRTAEGAGAHGVIIPRRRAAGLTPAVARASAGALEYLPVAQVTNLVRCLSDLKAAGLWVVGADPQASDLYHQARLVPPLALVLGGEERGISRLVREHCDQLVRLPMRGRVQSLNVSAAAAVLLYEVVRQASLTRPAREGRAAASGRQARAPFP